In the Panthera uncia isolate 11264 chromosome B1, Puncia_PCG_1.0, whole genome shotgun sequence genome, ccagctctaGGTGGGGCCAGTATGTGGTGTGGACTAAGGGATGATGCACATGTCACAAGCGACAGTACGGTTGAGGCTGGCTGCGCTGGCATTGACACAGTTCTCTGTAGGAGGACCCACCCACCTGGTCATGCCTTCTGAGAGGGACGCAGATAGCATGGTCTTTGTCCTTAACAACTGCCTCGAGGACTTTCATTACCCCTGCCAACTTCCCCAAATGCTCCACTTGCCCCGCCCTCCCAGCCCTCACACCTCCTTTCCCTAGGGCCCCAATCTACCACTTCCCTTTTGAGCAAAGCTAGCATCAGAACAAAACTCACAAGTCCCTGGATCtccaaggagaggaaagaggcgGGAGGGGGCAATTTTCAGCTTAGGGTCCCACACTTCTAGGAGGCAGGGTCCACAGGGCTCCAGGTGGGATTTGAGCATCTGAAGGGGCAAGCTCCTACATGACGATTCCTCAAGCTATCCTCCAATCTTCTGGGTAGCAAACATGTAAGTTCCCTCCTTCGGGACCAAGCCCCCACACCTGGCAGCAGCTAAGCCCCCAGTGGCCTTTTCCACAGGGTAACACTGCCCCCTGGTGGGCTGAGCTGGGACGTCCACCTCAAGGGCTACCTGAAGGAAATTACAAATATGGCATCCTTGCCTAAGAGCCCCCCAACTCCTGTCCCTGGCCTGGAGAGGGGTGCGATCGAATCCCTTAAAGGCCTTAAGCATTCCTGCCTGCCTCAAATTTATTCTGATGCTGGTATTGGATGATGGCAATAGGGACAGCCCTTTGGCACAAAAGAGGCAGGGCTCCAGGAAGCCCACCTGCTACTCTCTCTAGCCTGCTCACCCACTGGCTCAACTTCCTTTAACAAGGGGCAAAGGCATGGTTTGAGAGAAAACTTAGATCACAATGCAACTGAGAAGCTCTATCTCATTTCCCTCCTGCGCCTTGGAGCTCCCTTCCAACTGCTTTCAGGACTCTTCTAGCTGGGTGCAGTAAAGCCATCTTAACCTCTACATGTCAGAAATGAAGCTCGCCTTCTTCCCCAAACCTGAATCTTTCCAGAAACTCTATTTCTCTGAGTTCCATACCCAATATTACTCCAAGGTCTGTAGGCCCTACCTCAACATCTTTTGAATCCAATCTTTTCTGAATTTCTCCTTCCAACTCAGCCCCAAACCATCCTATCCCCAGTCCATTTCCCACAGGGATGGTGGAGTTATTGCCCTAATGCACAGCTCTTATGGGACTCTCTGCTCAAAAGTCTTGTcgttccccctccctctgtcacccccctcacacacacacacacacacacaacatggtTGGAACCTGCCCTCCCAGCTAGATGGCCACATGTTCCCTATACTCTGAATGTGGAACTCTTTTCTGAGCACATCCATACCTTCCCCCACACTTTCACTCATGCTCATTGATCTACCCACAATGCTCTACACACACTCCTTAATCTTCATCAAATTCCACCCTTGAAGATCCACATTCCAGATGAAATCTTTCTTTAGATGTCTCCAGTGAACAGTTGTCCTCTCTGGCCCCCAGGACCCTGATTCACCTCTTGCAGCACTAATGTAATGCAATGTCTTGTAACAGACATCTGTGCTTTTGTCTCAGCCTGCTCTGGGATGTTGGCATCCTGAGGCCAGGGCAGTCTAGAGCCCTGCAATGCTCTATAACATTGGCTGAACTGGCTGGTAGCAGAAATGTattgacatgacatgacatgacatagACATGGACCAAAAGCAGGTgttgatgggggggggcggggtgagggcaCAGGGCATAGAAGCTGACCTGTAGAGAAGTGATAGACCTGATACTGAGGGTCTATGGAGAATTACAGAGCAGGGAGCCTTCTCAGAACGCTACATAGTGAACAAAGAAGGCAAGTCTTAGGAAGGCAAGGGATCaatccaaggccacacagcttgttAGTCTCACTTGTAGTGCATAAGAGGTCCAGTAAGTGCCTACTCTTCCCATCCTCCAGTCCAGCTCTTCACACATACATTCTGCTTCCCCACTACTTTCCTGGTGTTGACTCGAAGCTGGCAAAGGGTTAGAGATGCTTGAACCTCTTTCCCAAAGTGCCCCGACTTTCacagaccacccccccccacacacacacacacacacacacactctgtggACAGATGCTTGGGACCCAGCTTAGACCCAGAGAAGATCTTGCTGCTAGGACAGAAGGTGTCCATGGTGGTCAACTGAAGCATATGTCTCCAAGAGGGCTGTGGCTCTCCCATCCCCATCCCACAGCACTTATGCCACACAGAAATATTCCAGATGTGTTTAATGCCACAGAGAAGTCTAAAACCTACATAAAGCTGCAGCCATCGTCCCAGTGCCTGGAGCCGGGGTGGTCCCCTGAAGGGGACGTCAGCAGGGAAGATGCCTGTATAAGGCAAGAAACCAGGGCAATTTGCTGACATCCTTTTGTCCTCTGCCCTAAATGCCCAAGCTTCCTTTaggaaagacagaagaggaagtggAAAAGGGGTAGGAGGAGGGTGTGTCTCTTTAGGGCCCCCTTCCTGCTTTGGGAGGATGACTCACACAGCAGGCCCTGGGAGGGACAATTCCTCAGACCAGACTAGGGCAGGCCAAGGCAAGTGTTccggaaggagcagagggaagttCCTGGAGTGCAGTGGCCAGGAGAAGTAACCTGAAGAAACTAGAAGGGAGGCCTGTGGTCGTCCTCCCACTCCTTCACACTGGCCTCTGACTGGTGCCCCAGCGAGCACAAGATAGCTTCAGCACCGGCATTCGATAAGGTCAacatctcccctgccccccatcactTAGCGCCTTTCTTAAGTACAACATTGTCATACTCCGTTCCCTGTGGCCAGCCAGACGCAGAAAAGTCTTGCCCTGCTGGGTAGACATGCTGGAGGCTGCTGGTGTCCCTGTGAGCTGaggcctgcctcctccaggctTCACCCTGGGGCTCCTGTGGGCTGTCATACAGGGACAGGGCAGCCACTCCCTCAGGCTCATCGTATATGTGGTCGGGCTGTGGGGCCGGATGCTCCTCAATGCTGTCATACAGAGGGTCCACTGGGGACTGGGGAGGAACCGCCAGGATACCCCTGAAGCTTTTCCCCAGGTTACGAGCTACTGCATCGAAGGGCACCGCATATTCCCCCTCTGGGCCCCGCGGCCGGGTGGTGGGGACTGGAGTGGTAGGTGACGGAGATGGCAGTGAGTCGTGGGGCCGGGAGTAGGGGCTTTCTGGCCGGGGCAGCACCGCAGGGACTGTGGCTGGCTGGGTTTGGGGCCCAGGAGGGGCACTGTTCTTCTGGGCAGAGATGGCCTCTTCCAGAGCCAAGAAGATCTCATTGCCTTGCCGAGTTTCAAACTCAAAATTGCCCTCTCCAGAGACACAACGCCGGCCTGCCTCAAAGGAAAAGGTTACCTGggtggaagggaaagggagattaTTGGCCAGTCCACACAGTAGAGTCCCTTCTCCCAGACCCAGCTCCCAACCACAAACCTGTCACTTCCGACTTCCTTCCACAAGAACCATGAGAGCTTCTCCCCAAGTTGTTAAGGAAAAAACCCAGAGGGGGGTGAACCATCCCTCTGGGTTTTTTCCTTAACAAGCAAAGccctctctcctgtcccttccttctccctgccaTCCATTCAAGTGTGGAGGTTGGTATAT is a window encoding:
- the DOK2 gene encoding docking protein 2, translating into MEEVAVKQGPLYLLQQQTFGKKWRRFGAMLYGESGCALARLELQEGPEKPRRGEAARRVIRLSDCLRVAEAGGEASSPRDTSAFFLETKERLYLLAAPAAERSDWMQAICLLAFPGQRKELLGPTRKGSWPCMEENELYSSTTAAAPRKEFSVTMRPTEASERCRLRGSYTLRAGESALELWGGPELGTKLYEWPYRFLRRFGRDKVTFSFEAGRRCVSGEGNFEFETRQGNEIFLALEEAISAQKNSAPPGPQTQPATVPAVLPRPESPYSRPHDSLPSPSPTTPVPTTRPRGPEGEYAVPFDAVARNLGKSFRGILAVPPQSPVDPLYDSIEEHPAPQPDHIYDEPEGVAALSLYDSPQEPQGEAWRRQASAHRDTSSLQHVYPAGQDFSASGWPQGTEYDNVVLKKGAK